The Helicobacter pylori genome contains a region encoding:
- the exbB gene encoding TonB-system energizer ExbB, whose product MGGFSMGMLKDYVDVFVFAVLGVASFLAVWFVIERVIFYSKVNLKAYDDIDALNLDLTKNLTILYVIYSNAPYVGLLGTVLGIMVIFYDMGMSGGMDAKTIMVGLSLALKATALGLAVAIPTLIAYNSLLRKSDVLSEKFRIMKK is encoded by the coding sequence ATGGGCGGTTTTTCAATGGGAATGTTGAAAGATTATGTGGATGTATTTGTTTTTGCGGTGCTTGGCGTGGCCAGTTTTTTAGCTGTGTGGTTTGTGATTGAAAGGGTTATTTTTTATTCTAAAGTCAATTTGAAAGCTTATGATGATATAGATGCTTTGAATTTGGATTTAACCAAGAATCTAACCATTCTCTATGTGATTTATTCTAACGCGCCTTATGTGGGCTTATTAGGGACGGTTTTAGGGATTATGGTGATTTTCTATGACATGGGCATGAGCGGCGGGATGGACGCTAAAACGATCATGGTAGGTTTGTCTTTAGCTTTAAAAGCGACCGCTCTAGGGCTTGCTGTAGCGATTCCCACTTTGATCGCTTATAATAGCTTATTGAGAAAATCCGATGTTTTGAGCGAAAAATTTAGGATCATGAAAAAATGA
- the exbD gene encoding TonB system transport protein ExbD — MKSIRRGDGLNVVPFIDIMLVLLAIVLSISTFIAQGKIKVNLPNAKNAEKSQPNDQKVVVISVDEHDNIFVDDKPTNLEALSAVVKQTDPKTLIDLKSDKSSRFETFISIMDILKEHNHENFSISTEAK; from the coding sequence ATGAAAAGCATCAGAAGAGGCGATGGGCTGAATGTTGTCCCTTTTATTGATATTATGCTCGTTTTGCTAGCGATCGTGTTAAGCATTTCTACTTTTATCGCGCAAGGTAAGATTAAAGTCAATCTCCCTAACGCTAAAAATGCGGAAAAATCCCAGCCAAACGATCAAAAAGTGGTGGTCATCTCTGTAGATGAGCATGACAATATTTTCGTAGATGACAAACCGACGAATTTAGAAGCTTTGAGTGCTGTAGTCAAACAAACAGACCCTAAAACCCTTATAGACTTAAAAAGCGACAAAAGCTCTCGTTTTGAAACTTTTATTAGCATTATGGATATTTTAAAAGAGCATAATCATGAAAATTTCTCCATCTCCACAGAAGCTAAGTAA